Proteins from a genomic interval of Sphingobacterium sp. SYP-B4668:
- the pyrF gene encoding orotidine-5'-phosphate decarboxylase gives MTRAELIHQIRVKRSFLCVGLDTDLTKIPEHLLDHEDPIFAFNKAIIEATEDLCVAYKPNIAFYESYGVKGWEALQKTWAALPKNCFSIADAKRGDIGNTSKMYASAFFDDVNSGMSFDSITIAPYMGQDSVTPFLDFKDKWAIVLALTSNPGSLDFQNFKNATGKQLFEEVLDKVNTWGSDEQIMYVVGATRGEGFVKIREHAPTHFLLVPGVGAQGGSLEDVCKYGMNKDCGLLVNSTRGIIYASNGRDFAERAREEAQLLQKQMEAELLRYGVIG, from the coding sequence ATGACTAGAGCAGAGCTCATTCATCAAATACGGGTCAAGCGATCATTCTTATGCGTAGGATTAGATACCGACCTTACCAAAATTCCAGAACATTTATTGGATCATGAAGATCCAATTTTTGCGTTCAATAAAGCTATTATCGAAGCCACCGAAGATTTGTGCGTGGCTTATAAACCCAATATTGCTTTCTATGAAAGCTATGGTGTCAAAGGATGGGAAGCCCTTCAGAAGACTTGGGCTGCTTTGCCTAAAAATTGTTTTAGTATTGCAGATGCTAAGCGCGGAGATATCGGTAATACCTCTAAGATGTATGCCAGTGCTTTCTTCGATGATGTGAATTCCGGAATGAGTTTTGATTCAATTACGATTGCCCCTTATATGGGACAAGATTCCGTTACCCCTTTTCTTGATTTTAAAGACAAATGGGCTATTGTACTCGCTTTGACATCTAATCCTGGAAGCTTAGACTTTCAAAATTTTAAAAATGCTACAGGAAAACAATTGTTTGAAGAAGTTCTTGACAAGGTCAATACTTGGGGGAGTGACGAGCAAATTATGTACGTGGTCGGTGCTACCAGGGGCGAAGGTTTTGTTAAGATTAGAGAGCATGCACCTACCCATTTCCTTTTGGTGCCTGGAGTTGGTGCGCAGGGGGGGAGTTTAGAGGATGTGTGTAAGTATGGGATGAACAAAGATTGCGGACTTTTGGTCAATAGTACGAGAGGCATCATTTATGCTTCAAATGGAAGAGACTTTGCTGAGCGTGCTCGTGAAGAGGCCCAATTGCTGCAGAAGCAAATGGAAGCTGAGCTATTGCGCTACGGGGTAATTGGTTAA
- the panB gene encoding 3-methyl-2-oxobutanoate hydroxymethyltransferase, with protein MSVNKEITRITTSIIQDMKNRKEKVAMLTGYDYSIARALDEGGVEIILVGDSAANVFAGYETTLPITLDHMIYHASAVVRGTKRAMVVVDLPFGSYQGDVNDAYKAAVRVMKESGAHALKLEGGEEIIDNIKKIVDTGIPVCGHLGLTPQSIYKFGNFGVRAKEEAEAEKLKTDALALQEAGCFAIVLEKIPATLATEVSKSLRIPTIGIGAGNGCDGQVLVVNDMLGLTKGFKPKFLRQYLNLYEEMTKAVGQYVTDVKAVNYPNENEQY; from the coding sequence ATGTCTGTAAATAAAGAAATCACCAGAATTACGACTTCTATCATTCAAGATATGAAGAACCGTAAAGAAAAAGTTGCAATGTTGACGGGGTATGATTACTCTATAGCCAGAGCCTTGGATGAGGGCGGAGTTGAAATCATATTGGTTGGGGACTCGGCCGCAAATGTATTTGCTGGCTACGAAACTACCTTACCGATAACTCTAGACCACATGATCTACCATGCCTCAGCAGTAGTCAGAGGTACAAAACGCGCTATGGTGGTCGTAGATCTGCCCTTCGGTAGTTACCAAGGTGATGTAAATGACGCTTACAAAGCAGCAGTAAGGGTCATGAAAGAATCGGGTGCACATGCACTTAAACTTGAAGGAGGTGAGGAAATCATCGATAATATCAAAAAAATAGTAGATACTGGTATTCCTGTATGTGGTCATTTAGGATTGACACCTCAATCTATTTATAAATTCGGTAATTTTGGTGTTAGGGCAAAAGAAGAGGCTGAGGCCGAAAAATTGAAGACCGATGCACTGGCTCTTCAAGAAGCAGGCTGCTTTGCAATAGTATTGGAAAAAATACCGGCCACATTAGCTACCGAGGTATCCAAATCCCTTCGGATCCCAACTATTGGCATCGGCGCGGGAAATGGCTGTGATGGACAGGTGCTAGTGGTCAACGATATGCTGGGGCTGACAAAGGGTTTTAAACCAAAATTCTTACGTCAATATCTCAACCTATATGAAGAAATGACCAAGGCCGTGGGACAATATGTCACGGATGTCAAAGCTGTTAACTATCCAAATGAAAATGAACAGTACTAA
- a CDS encoding DUF72 domain-containing protein, translating to MKFGQVSNPEEIDFTLPPTPSDTLDVLRKGDLTRPFEVSVGCAKWNKTDLKGFYPRGTKDELSYYATQFNSIELNATFYNSPSKEQVETWKSKTPADFKFFPKIPQSISHFGRLLNVSEKVASFVDAVALFEDKLGMVFLQMIDNFKPKDFDRLEKFVEDFPKGVPLAVEVRNAEWFADKDISEKLYEVFKKNNISNVLVDTAGRRDMLHMRLTTTSAFVRYVGANHPSDYERLDNWVKVIKEWRAAGLENLYFFIHQNIELESPLLATHFIKKLNENFDLDLRGPHKDDTLFS from the coding sequence ATGAAATTTGGACAAGTCAGCAACCCAGAAGAGATAGATTTTACACTTCCCCCAACACCATCAGATACGTTGGACGTTTTGAGAAAAGGGGACCTCACTCGTCCATTTGAAGTGTCTGTGGGATGCGCAAAATGGAACAAAACGGATTTGAAAGGATTCTATCCCCGTGGTACGAAAGACGAACTGAGCTACTACGCTACCCAATTCAATAGTATCGAATTGAACGCTACTTTTTACAATAGTCCCTCTAAAGAACAGGTGGAAACGTGGAAATCAAAGACTCCGGCAGATTTCAAATTTTTCCCAAAAATCCCACAATCGATCAGTCATTTTGGTCGTCTGCTCAACGTCAGCGAGAAGGTGGCTTCTTTTGTGGATGCTGTTGCCCTTTTTGAAGATAAACTCGGAATGGTGTTCCTTCAAATGATTGACAATTTTAAACCCAAGGACTTCGATAGATTGGAGAAATTTGTGGAAGACTTCCCAAAAGGTGTTCCTTTGGCCGTGGAGGTGCGCAATGCAGAATGGTTTGCAGATAAAGACATCAGTGAAAAACTATATGAAGTTTTCAAAAAAAACAACATCAGCAATGTCCTGGTAGATACAGCGGGGAGGCGGGATATGTTACATATGAGATTGACAACGACCAGCGCTTTCGTACGCTATGTAGGTGCTAATCACCCAAGTGACTATGAGCGTCTGGATAACTGGGTGAAGGTAATCAAAGAGTGGAGAGCGGCAGGTCTGGAAAATCTATATTTTTTTATCCATCAAAATATCGAGCTTGAATCACCTCTACTAGCTACACATTTCATCAAAAAGTTAAATGAGAATTTTGATTTAGATTTGAGAGGTCCTCATAAAGATGACACGCTCTTTTCTTAA
- a CDS encoding RsmB/NOP family class I SAM-dependent RNA methyltransferase: protein MEVNVNEKRVGQQIRSFERVLSVYQGKEPFARFLTQFFRENKQMGSSDRRMTSRLCYNFFRIGNAAKERSLLERLTIAEFLCEPQSDVVAIYQPLWVEQQAYTPAEKLAFLTSSGFINKLDIFPCIQHLSPSIDTQAFLNNQFEQPHLYIRVRRGSEQLVERALIKAEIAFQALEKNTWVLKNGTNLQLLKGITGHYEVQDLSSQQTMKLISVTAGEKWWDACAASGGKALLFLDQYPGTDLLVSDIRMSILRNLDERFDQAGIKKYRKKIIDLTKDPLEALNGEQFDGIILDAPCSGSGTWGRSPEMIAQFKEKNIASFSVLQRQIAKNVLRHLKPGGTLLYITCSVFKEENEDTIQFIEDNLHCRTEKILTLKGYEHRADTMFAAKLVKV from the coding sequence ATGGAAGTAAATGTTAATGAAAAGCGCGTTGGCCAGCAGATAAGAAGTTTTGAACGTGTGTTATCGGTCTATCAGGGGAAGGAACCATTTGCTCGATTTTTGACCCAGTTTTTTAGGGAAAACAAGCAAATGGGGTCTTCGGACCGAAGGATGACTTCCCGTCTATGCTATAATTTTTTCAGGATAGGCAATGCTGCCAAAGAACGGTCACTCTTAGAGCGATTGACAATTGCTGAATTCCTATGCGAACCACAAAGCGATGTCGTAGCGATTTACCAGCCATTATGGGTAGAGCAACAAGCTTATACTCCTGCTGAGAAACTGGCATTCTTGACAAGCTCCGGTTTCATCAATAAGTTAGATATCTTTCCTTGTATACAACACCTATCTCCTTCCATTGATACACAAGCTTTCCTCAATAATCAGTTCGAGCAGCCGCATCTTTATATCCGTGTGCGGCGAGGTTCGGAGCAACTTGTTGAAAGGGCACTAATTAAAGCTGAAATAGCCTTTCAAGCATTAGAGAAAAATACATGGGTACTTAAAAATGGGACCAATCTGCAGTTATTGAAAGGCATAACAGGTCACTATGAAGTCCAGGATTTATCATCCCAGCAAACGATGAAATTGATTAGTGTGACTGCCGGAGAAAAATGGTGGGATGCGTGTGCAGCGTCGGGCGGAAAAGCTCTTCTCTTTTTGGATCAGTATCCCGGCACGGATTTATTGGTATCAGATATTCGGATGAGTATCTTACGCAATCTCGATGAAAGATTTGATCAGGCCGGAATAAAGAAATACAGGAAGAAAATCATTGATTTAACGAAAGACCCTCTTGAAGCCCTCAACGGAGAGCAATTTGATGGAATTATTTTGGATGCACCTTGTTCTGGCTCTGGGACTTGGGGACGCAGCCCAGAAATGATAGCCCAATTTAAGGAAAAGAATATTGCGTCATTCTCCGTATTGCAGCGTCAAATAGCTAAGAATGTGTTGCGTCATTTGAAGCCAGGAGGTACCTTACTATATATTACCTGCTCGGTATTTAAAGAGGAAAATGAAGATACCATTCAATTTATAGAAGACAATCTCCACTGCAGGACTGAAAAGATATTGACACTAAAAGGATACGAACATCGCGCTGACACGATGTTTGCTGCAAAGCTTGTCAAGGTATAG
- a CDS encoding universal stress protein translates to MTATHPKFQRVLVAIDDTPCSIKAILYAKEITKLLKTSIALVTVVPPATPASYGADPLLGQQPIIIPEVTEIQEKSAQDFLERMSREFTEAGEVFTFNKVGSVKQEILSVAHEWAADLIIMGSNGRTGFDHFISGSVSEGVIRKAACPVLVIPGKCE, encoded by the coding sequence ATGACTGCAACGCATCCAAAATTCCAACGTGTCCTCGTCGCGATTGACGACACGCCGTGTTCGATAAAAGCCATACTATACGCGAAAGAGATTACAAAATTGCTAAAGACCTCTATCGCCTTGGTGACTGTAGTCCCTCCCGCCACACCCGCAAGCTACGGTGCGGATCCACTTTTGGGTCAACAACCTATTATCATTCCAGAGGTTACTGAAATACAAGAAAAATCGGCACAGGACTTTTTAGAACGAATGAGTAGAGAATTTACAGAGGCTGGAGAGGTATTTACGTTCAATAAGGTGGGGTCGGTAAAACAAGAAATATTGTCGGTAGCACATGAATGGGCTGCAGATTTAATTATCATGGGATCCAATGGTCGTACTGGATTCGACCATTTCATCTCAGGAAGTGTATCTGAAGGTGTCATCCGTAAGGCCGCATGCCCAGTACTTGTGATTCCTGGAAAATGCGAGTAG
- a CDS encoding TlpA family protein disulfide reductase, with the protein MNPKTKKIIFNVIFVVLIALLIWPTSRSYFQQGLMKIGLFKPTLEAPKESKDSVAVTNTTVGEPNLSFVDASGKQVNTHDLKGKVVFVNFWATWCPPCKAEMPSIQVLYDRFKDNDKVAFLIVEIENDVEKAHDFLKAEKLTMPIHFPVGEIPQTWLGGSIPTTLILDKTGAIAARHEGMADYSRPEVTDFINELINK; encoded by the coding sequence ATGAATCCAAAAACTAAGAAAATCATCTTTAATGTCATATTTGTTGTGCTCATTGCATTACTGATATGGCCTACTAGCCGTTCTTATTTTCAACAAGGTCTGATGAAGATAGGGCTATTCAAGCCGACCTTGGAAGCACCAAAGGAATCCAAAGATAGTGTCGCAGTAACCAACACTACTGTCGGTGAGCCTAACCTTTCATTTGTAGATGCATCTGGAAAGCAAGTCAATACGCATGATTTGAAAGGTAAAGTTGTTTTCGTGAACTTTTGGGCCACTTGGTGCCCTCCGTGCAAAGCCGAAATGCCATCTATTCAAGTCTTGTACGATAGGTTTAAGGACAACGACAAGGTGGCTTTCTTAATCGTCGAAATCGAGAATGATGTTGAGAAAGCTCACGATTTCCTGAAAGCCGAGAAATTGACTATGCCGATACACTTCCCTGTCGGAGAGATTCCGCAAACGTGGTTGGGTGGGTCTATTCCGACAACACTTATCTTGGATAAGACTGGAGCTATTGCAGCACGCCACGAAGGCATGGCCGATTATAGTAGACCCGAAGTGACAGATTTTATCAACGAATTGATTAACAAATAA
- a CDS encoding tetratricopeptide repeat protein translates to MDNLDEQISRLDEQFNHLGLATNVSFVLSSLYLFPSPENKREYGVSIAVPRAVSLAVSAINLYTADQIEEAQAVYSQAIEAYPEEPFFYACRSLLNTALGDDEGAFYDYQVAKKLDFNYYSFMEWIEQREFEKEHLANSEHLSDLNALVHKEPANVSHLVNRALEKVYAFAYWGALDDYTLAISLNPTLAELYVYRAALQTRLLRYDDALFDYNKSIELDSTHFNAYIYRAKLYAAIREYDLALQDLYRAENLQSNEIPVFEERATIYQKIGNLAMAEQDFDRWISIAKEDFYPYTLRAELLEKMENWDGALADYDMAIHLNPYYSDLYQYRAQIKEKLGDKTGAQLDFQKFEELEQEG, encoded by the coding sequence ATGGACAATTTGGACGAGCAGATTTCACGACTAGACGAACAGTTCAATCACCTAGGTTTGGCAACTAACGTTTCGTTTGTTTTATCAAGTTTATATTTATTCCCTTCACCCGAGAATAAGCGCGAATATGGCGTTTCTATAGCAGTACCTCGAGCTGTTTCATTGGCTGTATCAGCCATTAATCTATACACTGCAGATCAGATTGAAGAGGCGCAAGCAGTATATAGTCAAGCGATAGAAGCATACCCCGAGGAGCCTTTTTTCTATGCTTGTAGGAGTTTATTAAATACAGCTTTGGGCGATGATGAAGGTGCTTTTTATGACTATCAAGTCGCTAAGAAATTAGATTTCAATTATTATTCCTTTATGGAATGGATTGAACAGCGTGAGTTTGAGAAGGAACACCTCGCCAACAGCGAACACCTTTCTGATTTGAATGCCCTTGTCCATAAAGAACCTGCAAACGTTAGCCATCTCGTCAATCGTGCCTTGGAAAAGGTATACGCATTTGCATATTGGGGAGCATTAGATGACTATACGCTCGCTATTTCACTTAACCCCACTTTGGCTGAATTGTATGTTTACCGTGCCGCGTTACAGACTCGACTTCTTCGATATGATGATGCGCTTTTCGACTATAATAAGTCTATTGAATTGGACAGCACGCATTTCAATGCCTACATCTATCGAGCAAAATTGTATGCCGCTATTCGTGAATATGATTTGGCACTGCAGGATCTATACCGAGCAGAAAATCTACAATCCAATGAAATACCAGTATTTGAAGAACGGGCTACTATCTACCAAAAAATTGGAAATCTAGCGATGGCGGAGCAAGATTTTGACCGTTGGATCAGTATCGCAAAAGAAGATTTCTATCCGTATACCCTTCGAGCGGAATTATTAGAGAAGATGGAGAATTGGGATGGCGCTTTGGCCGACTATGATATGGCTATCCATCTAAATCCCTACTATTCTGATTTGTATCAATATCGCGCCCAGATAAAGGAAAAGCTAGGGGATAAGACAGGTGCACAACTTGATTTTCAAAAATTTGAAGAACTGGAACAGGAGGGGTAA
- a CDS encoding ABC transporter substrate-binding protein, with amino-acid sequence MISVRNHQQRLSGNNLVSIAAALLLIVASCAPKGTQVLRAPDYNGGNVGAETKKDEGKTTVKELSPEEKKAALKKSRVNQIALVLPFQLHQMNTHALSEEDVKRSALALDFYQGFQMGLDDLAKKGTNFTLNILDSRDDATHTTALAKSDDIEYASLVVGPIYPKEIRIFGENSINKNILQVSPLAATMPTEFNISNLVSLTPPIRVHMRAVAKDVAKRYRAGDVVVIYNTEDSDGKQFLNGLQSEIMASKADIKIYSVSTIDQLNQHLTTTGSNFILTGTTSAVNLRSLLSNLEAQSNESYYAFNVYGHPNWDRFDFKAYSNVDSYNIAITSSFSLQENSSAVRNFKTNYRAAYKIEPSEFSFKGYDAAQYFGRLIAKYGKDYAKHVVNEPYDGLSNSYDFQYNAAWGYVNNAVGFMQYRNGAFQYR; translated from the coding sequence ATGATATCAGTTCGAAACCACCAGCAACGATTGAGTGGGAATAATCTTGTAAGCATTGCTGCCGCACTTCTACTAATTGTGGCTTCCTGCGCACCGAAAGGTACGCAGGTGCTTCGCGCACCAGATTATAATGGTGGAAATGTTGGTGCTGAGACTAAAAAAGACGAGGGAAAGACGACCGTTAAAGAACTATCTCCAGAAGAGAAAAAAGCGGCACTAAAAAAATCTAGGGTCAATCAGATAGCTTTGGTACTTCCTTTTCAATTGCATCAGATGAATACCCATGCACTTTCTGAAGAGGACGTCAAACGCTCCGCATTGGCATTAGATTTCTATCAAGGGTTTCAGATGGGGTTGGACGATCTTGCAAAAAAAGGAACCAACTTTACCTTGAATATCTTGGATTCTAGAGACGATGCTACCCATACGACAGCGCTTGCAAAATCTGACGATATTGAATACGCTTCCTTGGTAGTTGGGCCTATCTATCCAAAGGAAATTCGCATTTTTGGCGAAAACTCCATCAATAAAAATATCCTTCAGGTATCTCCTTTAGCGGCTACTATGCCCACTGAATTCAATATTTCTAATTTGGTCTCTTTGACTCCGCCGATCCGTGTTCATATGCGCGCCGTAGCCAAAGATGTGGCTAAGCGTTATCGGGCCGGAGATGTCGTTGTTATCTATAATACTGAAGATAGTGATGGCAAGCAATTTTTGAATGGACTACAGTCAGAGATAATGGCCAGTAAAGCAGATATCAAAATCTATTCTGTGAGTACCATTGATCAGCTCAATCAGCACCTTACTACTACCGGGAGTAATTTTATCTTGACTGGGACCACAAGCGCAGTCAACCTCAGATCTCTTTTAAGCAACTTAGAGGCTCAGAGTAATGAGTCTTATTATGCTTTCAATGTATATGGTCATCCTAATTGGGATCGATTTGACTTCAAAGCCTATAGTAACGTGGATAGCTACAATATAGCTATTACTTCTTCCTTTTCCTTACAGGAAAATTCGTCCGCTGTGCGAAATTTTAAAACAAATTACAGAGCGGCATACAAGATTGAACCTTCTGAATTTTCCTTCAAAGGATACGATGCTGCTCAATACTTTGGACGTTTGATTGCCAAGTATGGTAAAGATTACGCAAAGCATGTCGTCAATGAGCCGTATGACGGGTTGTCCAACTCGTATGATTTCCAATATAACGCTGCATGGGGATATGTAAATAATGCTGTAGGCTTTATGCAATATCGTAATGGCGCATTTCAATATCGCTAA
- a CDS encoding RluA family pseudouridine synthase, translated as MKQSEGKLFKYPKFPELIIHEDDNIIVINKPPFIASLDEREGGEVNILRLAKKYFAEAQICHRLDKETSGILLIAKNPETYRLISIEFEKRRVDKIYHAVIEGTHVFNDLKVDLPILNQGNKNVSIDRYNGKAAETIFNSIQYFKHYTLVECKPITGRMHQIRIHLATQHAAIVGDDMYRGKPVYLSQIKKRGFTLSKDEDEQPIMKRFALHSKKVTFTIDQKQYTFEAPYPKDFAILVKQLEKFDA; from the coding sequence ATGAAGCAAAGCGAAGGCAAACTCTTTAAATACCCCAAGTTCCCCGAACTGATCATACATGAAGATGATAACATTATAGTCATTAACAAACCTCCCTTTATAGCATCATTGGATGAGCGCGAAGGTGGTGAAGTCAATATACTTCGTCTCGCAAAAAAATACTTTGCTGAAGCACAAATCTGTCACCGCTTGGACAAAGAAACCTCCGGGATTCTCTTGATTGCTAAAAATCCCGAAACGTATAGACTCATTTCCATTGAATTTGAAAAGCGACGAGTAGATAAGATTTACCATGCGGTGATAGAAGGTACCCATGTGTTCAATGATCTTAAAGTCGATCTGCCCATCCTCAATCAAGGCAATAAGAATGTTTCAATCGATCGATATAATGGTAAGGCTGCTGAAACAATCTTTAATTCGATACAATATTTCAAGCATTATACTTTAGTCGAGTGTAAGCCGATTACAGGTCGGATGCATCAGATTCGTATTCATTTAGCTACGCAGCACGCCGCTATCGTAGGGGATGACATGTACCGAGGTAAGCCTGTGTATCTTTCTCAGATTAAGAAAAGAGGATTCACTTTGTCTAAGGACGAGGATGAGCAACCTATTATGAAGCGTTTTGCCCTCCATTCCAAAAAGGTAACCTTTACAATCGACCAAAAGCAATACACTTTTGAAGCTCCTTACCCCAAAGATTTTGCTATCTTGGTCAAGCAATTAGAGAAATTTGATGCTTAA
- the guaA gene encoding glutamine-hydrolyzing GMP synthase encodes MPEKIIILDFGSQYTQLIARRVRELSVYCEIHPYNHLPEFDDSVKGVIFSGSPYSVRQEDAPQIDFQSIQSRFPLLGVCYGAQYIAQQSGGEVLPSEIREYGRANLQFVDEQNELLAGVPLQSQVWMSHGDTIKEVPANFKIISSTDKVRVAAYQVEGTQTYGIQFHPEVTHSTDGQILLKNFVVNICGCAQEWTPDAFVETTVADLKQQLGDDHVILALSGGVDSTVAAVLLHQAIGKNLHCIFVDHGLLRKNEYEQVLDSYKNMGLNIKGINAKELFYGRLAGVSEPEQKRKVIGASFIDVFDEASKEIQKELPDGIEPKWLGQGTIYPDIIESISVKGPSATIKSHHNVGGLPDYMKLKVVEPLKTLFKDEVRKVGKTLNVDPNILGRHPFPGPGLAIRILGEITAERVQILQDADDIYIRNLKESGWYDKVWQAGTIFLPVKSVGVMGDERTYEHVVSLRAVGSLDGMTADWIHLPYDLLAKISNEIINHVKGINRVVYDISSKPPATIEWE; translated from the coding sequence ATGCCAGAAAAAATTATTATTCTCGATTTTGGTTCACAGTATACGCAATTGATAGCTAGACGTGTACGTGAACTGAGCGTATATTGCGAAATTCATCCATACAATCATCTTCCAGAGTTTGATGATTCGGTTAAAGGTGTTATCTTCTCAGGTAGTCCATATTCAGTTAGACAAGAAGATGCTCCACAGATTGATTTTCAATCTATCCAATCACGCTTTCCACTTTTAGGAGTTTGCTACGGAGCTCAATATATAGCCCAGCAATCTGGGGGCGAAGTTCTTCCTTCAGAAATTCGTGAGTATGGACGCGCCAATCTACAATTTGTAGACGAGCAAAACGAGTTATTGGCTGGAGTTCCCCTTCAGTCTCAAGTATGGATGTCTCATGGAGATACCATCAAAGAAGTTCCGGCTAATTTTAAGATTATTTCAAGCACAGATAAGGTACGAGTCGCGGCCTATCAGGTGGAGGGTACCCAGACTTATGGTATACAGTTTCATCCTGAGGTGACCCATAGTACAGATGGGCAGATTTTGCTGAAGAATTTTGTAGTCAATATATGCGGATGTGCACAAGAGTGGACGCCAGATGCTTTTGTCGAAACTACTGTCGCAGACTTAAAGCAACAGCTCGGAGACGACCACGTTATCTTAGCGTTGTCAGGAGGGGTAGACTCTACAGTAGCTGCAGTATTATTGCATCAAGCCATCGGCAAAAATCTACACTGTATATTTGTCGATCACGGATTGCTCCGTAAGAATGAGTATGAGCAGGTTCTTGATTCTTACAAGAACATGGGCTTGAATATAAAAGGAATAAATGCCAAAGAGCTATTTTACGGTAGGTTGGCTGGAGTTTCTGAGCCGGAGCAGAAGAGAAAAGTGATCGGTGCATCATTCATCGATGTATTTGATGAAGCATCTAAAGAGATTCAAAAGGAACTTCCAGACGGTATTGAGCCTAAGTGGTTGGGACAAGGCACCATTTACCCAGATATTATCGAATCCATTTCTGTAAAGGGACCATCTGCTACAATCAAATCACATCATAATGTTGGCGGATTGCCAGACTATATGAAACTTAAAGTAGTAGAGCCTTTAAAGACCTTATTTAAGGACGAAGTCCGTAAAGTAGGAAAGACATTAAATGTAGATCCAAATATCCTTGGTAGACACCCTTTTCCGGGGCCAGGCTTGGCAATTCGTATTTTAGGAGAGATAACTGCAGAAAGGGTACAGATTTTGCAAGATGCTGATGATATTTACATCCGAAATTTGAAAGAGTCAGGTTGGTATGATAAAGTTTGGCAGGCAGGTACCATATTCCTACCTGTGAAATCGGTAGGTGTGATGGGCGATGAGCGTACTTATGAGCACGTTGTTAGCCTTCGTGCTGTAGGATCCTTAGACGGAATGACTGCCGATTGGATACATTTACCTTACGATCTACTTGCTAAAATTTCAAACGAAATCATTAATCATGTTAAAGGAATCAACAGAGTTGTTTATGATATCAGTTCGAAACCACCAGCAACGATTGAGTGGGAATAA
- a CDS encoding C40 family peptidase: MAIGICNLSIVPLRASASHRSEMVSQILFGEAFEIVEQDSDWASVRTLQETYSGFVQQGQFVVLTEDESKIYYDKPLHLIGIDGGIATSGDMQINLLHGTRIHTEVLDKLNFGTFTYHLEADTFAPVAERFDTDIEALVLHYLSTPYLWGGRSRYGIDCSGFSQLIYSHFNINLPRDAYQQAELGVTVDFLTEIKKGDLAFFDNEQGRITHVGIMLDEERIIHASAKVRIDRMDLEGIFNAELNKYSHRLRIVKRFL, encoded by the coding sequence ATGGCTATAGGCATTTGCAATTTATCAATAGTACCTTTGCGGGCAAGTGCATCGCACAGAAGTGAGATGGTCTCTCAAATATTATTTGGAGAAGCATTTGAAATTGTCGAACAAGATAGTGATTGGGCATCCGTCCGTACATTGCAGGAGACATATTCAGGATTTGTGCAGCAGGGACAATTTGTGGTTCTTACCGAAGATGAGTCAAAGATATATTATGATAAACCGCTTCATTTGATAGGAATTGATGGTGGTATCGCTACAAGTGGAGATATGCAGATCAATTTACTTCATGGTACCCGTATCCATACCGAAGTGCTTGACAAGTTGAACTTTGGAACTTTCACCTATCATCTAGAAGCCGATACCTTCGCACCTGTCGCCGAACGATTTGATACGGATATCGAAGCTCTTGTACTGCATTACTTATCCACTCCATACCTTTGGGGTGGGCGTTCCCGTTACGGAATTGATTGCTCCGGATTTTCCCAGTTAATCTACAGTCATTTTAATATAAACTTACCTCGAGATGCCTATCAGCAAGCCGAATTAGGTGTTACAGTAGATTTTTTGACCGAAATCAAAAAAGGTGATTTAGCTTTTTTTGATAACGAGCAGGGACGAATTACCCACGTTGGAATCATGTTAGATGAAGAACGTATTATCCATGCATCCGCCAAGGTGCGGATAGATCGCATGGACCTGGAGGGGATTTTCAATGCAGAGCTTAATAAATATTCGCATAGATTACGAATAGTAAAGCGGTTTCTTTGA